One segment of bacterium DNA contains the following:
- a CDS encoding anaerobic sulfatase maturase, giving the protein MKRPDTLSSFHVMAKPTGADCNLRCDYCFFLKKAGLYPGSTLRMTDEVMETYIRQTIEAHNAPAVTIAWQGGEPTMMGLDFFKRAIEVEKRYLKPGMQVENTMQTNGVLIDEQWCSFLRENNFLVGLSLDGPKKLHDAYRRDRSGNSVYDRVIRAAKLMRTHDVQFNILCTVNAVNSMHPLEVYKFFRDELQAPYLQFIPIVERDNDTGFQDGDRVTDRSVHPAQYGRFLIEIFDEWVRRDVGKMFVIFFDGVLASWVRGYSTLCVLRPTCGDSVVLEHNGDVYSCDHFVEPEHLLGNITETPIDQLVLGERQRWFGSAKFNALPEYCRECKYLFTCYGECPKNRISDSGINYLCEGLKAFFSHTEKPMRIMAELIRSGRFADEVMQVLSDNSTR; this is encoded by the coding sequence ATGAAACGTCCAGACACACTTAGCTCGTTTCACGTAATGGCAAAGCCGACCGGAGCGGACTGCAACCTCCGCTGCGACTACTGCTTCTTTCTCAAAAAAGCCGGGCTTTATCCAGGGAGCACACTGAGAATGACGGATGAAGTGATGGAGACCTACATCCGCCAGACAATCGAGGCGCATAACGCTCCTGCAGTAACCATTGCATGGCAGGGTGGTGAGCCGACCATGATGGGCTTGGATTTCTTCAAGCGTGCGATTGAGGTGGAGAAAAGATATCTCAAGCCTGGGATGCAAGTTGAAAATACCATGCAGACCAATGGAGTTCTGATTGATGAGCAATGGTGCTCTTTTCTGCGCGAGAACAACTTCCTGGTGGGTCTTAGTCTTGATGGTCCCAAGAAGCTTCATGATGCTTATCGTAGAGACCGTTCGGGCAATTCTGTTTATGACCGTGTGATTCGGGCGGCAAAACTTATGCGGACACACGATGTGCAATTCAACATCCTCTGCACAGTCAACGCAGTGAACAGCATGCATCCACTGGAAGTCTACAAATTCTTTCGGGACGAACTTCAAGCGCCATATCTGCAGTTTATTCCTATTGTCGAAAGGGACAATGATACCGGATTCCAGGATGGAGACCGCGTCACCGACAGGTCGGTGCATCCAGCACAATACGGCCGGTTTCTCATCGAGATATTCGACGAGTGGGTGCGCAGAGACGTGGGAAAGATGTTTGTAATTTTCTTCGATGGTGTGCTTGCGTCCTGGGTTCGAGGATATTCGACACTGTGTGTATTGCGTCCAACCTGCGGTGACAGTGTCGTGCTGGAGCACAACGGCGACGTGTACTCGTGCGATCATTTCGTCGAGCCGGAGCACTTGCTTGGCAATATCACCGAGACGCCTATCGACCAACTGGTCCTTGGTGAAAGGCAGAGGTGGTTCGGCTCGGCCAAGTTCAATGCCCTGCCTGAATACTGCCGCGAGTGCAAGTATCTGTTTACTTGTTATGGCGAATGCCCGAAGAACCGCATCTCCGATTCAGGCATCAACTATTTATGCGAAGGACTGAAAGCATTTTTCAGCCACACTGAAAAGCCCATGCGCATTATGGCAGAACTGATTAGAAGCGGGCGTTTTGCAGACGAGGTGATGCAGGTTTTGAGCGATAATTCAACTCGTTAA
- a CDS encoding MarC family protein — translation MELSKVFIFFFITLGPIKLIVPFTNLTTNADPSLRRAIAFSTFRLSTLIVVILALIANRLTASWGISQNAVAITGGLVLFLWGLESIHTLRRPTKPPAPPEEPGLSLSVFPLTLPHSITPAGIAAIMYFTMTARDWAGIGIIIAILIGVMVLNLVAMLTADKILKSLGGAVTLAVVGVVLYLFQTALAVDVLITAFERLGLFK, via the coding sequence GTGGAACTGAGTAAGGTGTTTATCTTCTTCTTTATAACTCTTGGTCCGATCAAGCTCATTGTACCGTTCACAAACCTTACCACGAATGCTGATCCATCTCTTCGTCGTGCCATCGCATTCAGCACATTCAGGCTGTCGACACTTATAGTTGTCATTCTAGCCCTGATAGCAAATCGTCTGACTGCCAGTTGGGGGATATCGCAGAACGCAGTTGCCATAACTGGAGGGCTTGTGCTGTTTCTGTGGGGACTTGAAAGTATTCACACACTGCGTCGACCCACAAAGCCGCCGGCACCACCAGAGGAACCGGGGCTGAGCCTGTCGGTCTTTCCACTCACACTGCCGCATTCCATCACGCCTGCTGGAATTGCGGCAATTATGTATTTCACTATGACAGCACGCGATTGGGCGGGTATCGGAATTATTATCGCAATCCTGATCGGGGTTATGGTTCTTAACCTTGTTGCTATGCTCACTGCAGACAAAATTCTAAAATCGCTTGGCGGCGCAGTGACTCTCGCTGTTGTCGGTGTTGTATTGTATCTATTTCAGACAGCACTCGCAGTTGATGTGCTCATAACAGCGTTTGAGAGACTGGGGTTGTTCAAATGA
- a CDS encoding transporter, which produces MLPGVRSKWLTTLAFFICLTNQSNLHASEGGTSNYLPGFQDVMTGILPPPGTYLKQYFTYYAGNVSRMVAEGRIQANAKLRTPLSLSALSHVTKTKVLGSNYAFAAVIPVLKARLSATIESPPPVRNFDKSMIGFGDIVLAPIVLGWHNGRSHKLAQFVVYVPSGNYNVERLVNSGLNRWAIEFDYWYTFLDPKTGVEIDLAPGYTIPFRNPDTDYTSGQELHVDYAALKRFPNKLGAGLTGYALWQTTPDSGPGARLGGFKGRTFGIGPLITYDAQAGNTTITLIGKFITELDTQHRFEGNSGWLELALTL; this is translated from the coding sequence ATGCTTCCTGGAGTGCGTTCAAAGTGGCTGACTACATTAGCCTTTTTTATCTGTCTGACTAATCAGTCCAATTTGCATGCCAGTGAAGGCGGCACGAGTAACTACCTTCCCGGTTTCCAGGACGTCATGACCGGCATTTTGCCGCCTCCGGGAACCTACCTGAAGCAGTATTTCACATACTACGCGGGAAACGTATCACGTATGGTGGCGGAAGGGCGGATTCAGGCTAACGCAAAACTCAGAACTCCACTCAGCCTATCCGCGCTCAGCCATGTCACCAAGACGAAAGTTCTGGGGTCGAACTATGCGTTTGCTGCCGTAATTCCAGTGCTTAAGGCCCGTCTGTCCGCCACAATAGAATCACCGCCACCCGTAAGAAACTTCGATAAGAGCATGATTGGATTTGGCGACATAGTGCTTGCCCCGATAGTGCTCGGATGGCATAACGGGCGATCTCATAAACTGGCTCAGTTTGTAGTATATGTGCCGAGCGGCAACTACAATGTCGAAAGGCTGGTCAATTCGGGCTTGAACCGCTGGGCGATCGAGTTCGATTACTGGTACACATTTCTTGATCCGAAGACAGGCGTTGAAATAGACCTTGCCCCGGGTTACACTATTCCGTTTCGCAACCCGGATACGGATTACACAAGCGGTCAGGAACTGCACGTGGACTATGCCGCGCTAAAACGTTTTCCTAATAAACTTGGAGCTGGACTGACTGGTTATGCACTATGGCAGACAACGCCAGACAGCGGACCAGGAGCCAGACTGGGAGGTTTCAAAGGCAGAACATTTGGGATAGGACCGCTCATCACATATGACGCACAAGCTGGAAATACGACAATAACCCTAATCGGCAAGTTTATAACCGAGCTTGACACTCAGCACAGATTTGAAGGTAACTCGGGATGGCTGGAGTTGGCGCTCACTTTGTAA